The Streptomyces sp. NBC_01689 genome includes a window with the following:
- a CDS encoding SulP family inorganic anion transporter: MRKADLYASLVVFLVALPLCVGVAIASGVPAELGLVTGIVGGLVAGLLPGSSLQVSGPAAGLTVLVYEAVQTYGLPALGVLVLGAGLVQLVLGALRLGRWFRAVSVAVVQGMLAGIGLVLIAGQVYALGDTAAPASGLGKIAGLPSLPGAADPGALAVGGATVAVLLLWPRWRRGARVVPAPLVAVALASAATGLLDLPVRRVTVHGLLDSVQPPSLAELGRLTEVGVLGTVLAFALIASAESLFSAAAVDRLHRGPRTDYDRELIAQGAGNAVCGVLGALPMTAVIVRSAANVRAGARTKASRVLHGVWLLLFTAVVPGVLGIIPVAALAGLLVHAGCKLVPVREVRTLWRGHRGEVVVLGVTAVAIVAGNLFEGVLIGLALAVAKTAWDISHVHVETEDRGDAGMVVRVMGNATFLRLPKLLDALEALPHDRDVRLELGGLRHVDHACAAALERWAAARDHERVATITSTS; the protein is encoded by the coding sequence ATGCGCAAAGCCGATCTGTACGCGTCCCTCGTGGTGTTCCTCGTCGCGCTGCCCCTGTGTGTGGGGGTCGCCATAGCCTCCGGTGTGCCGGCCGAACTGGGCCTGGTGACCGGGATCGTCGGCGGGCTGGTCGCCGGGCTGCTGCCCGGCAGCAGCCTGCAGGTCAGCGGGCCGGCGGCCGGGCTGACCGTGCTGGTGTACGAGGCGGTGCAGACGTACGGACTGCCGGCCCTCGGCGTGCTGGTGCTCGGGGCCGGGCTGGTGCAGCTCGTGCTCGGCGCGTTACGGCTCGGGCGGTGGTTCCGGGCCGTGTCCGTGGCCGTGGTGCAGGGGATGCTCGCCGGGATCGGGCTCGTCCTGATCGCGGGCCAGGTGTACGCGCTGGGCGACACCGCCGCGCCCGCGAGCGGGCTCGGCAAGATCGCCGGGCTGCCCTCGCTGCCCGGGGCGGCCGATCCGGGGGCGCTCGCGGTCGGCGGCGCCACCGTGGCCGTGCTCCTGCTGTGGCCGCGGTGGCGGCGCGGGGCGCGGGTGGTGCCCGCGCCGCTGGTGGCGGTCGCGCTCGCGTCGGCGGCGACCGGCCTGTTGGACCTGCCCGTACGGCGGGTGACGGTGCACGGGCTGCTGGACTCCGTGCAGCCGCCGTCCCTGGCGGAGCTCGGACGGCTCACGGAAGTGGGCGTGCTGGGGACGGTGCTGGCCTTCGCGCTGATCGCTTCGGCCGAGTCGCTGTTCAGCGCGGCGGCCGTGGACCGGCTGCACCGGGGGCCGCGGACCGACTACGACCGCGAACTCATCGCGCAGGGCGCGGGGAACGCGGTGTGCGGGGTGCTCGGGGCGCTGCCGATGACCGCGGTGATCGTGCGGAGCGCGGCGAACGTGCGGGCGGGGGCGCGGACGAAGGCCTCCCGGGTGCTGCACGGCGTCTGGCTGCTGCTCTTCACCGCGGTGGTGCCCGGGGTCCTGGGGATCATTCCGGTGGCGGCGCTGGCGGGGCTGCTGGTGCACGCGGGCTGCAAGCTGGTGCCGGTGCGGGAGGTGCGGACGCTGTGGCGCGGGCACCGGGGCGAGGTCGTGGTGCTGGGGGTGACCGCGGTGGCGATCGTGGCCGGGAACCTCTTCGAGGGGGTGCTGATCGGGCTGGCGCTCGCCGTGGCCAAGACCGCGTGGGACATCAGTCATGTGCACGTGGAGACCGAGGACCGCGGGGACGCGGGGATGGTCGTACGGGTGATGGGGAACGCGACGTTCCTGCGGCTGCCGAAGCTGCTGGACGCCCTGGAGGCGCTGCCGCACGACCGTGACGTACGGCTGGAGCTGGGCGGCCTGCGGCACGTGGATCACGCGTGCGCGGCGGCCCTGGAGCGGTGGGCCGCCGCGCGGGATCACGAACGCGTCGCCACGATCACCAGCACGTCGTAG
- a CDS encoding class I SAM-dependent methyltransferase, with amino-acid sequence MTPSSHPDADSHPDADPTPDVDPDTAFRIRARATRAHSFNTAAAQYAANRPSYPPALFDTVEELAGRPLTGARVVDVGAGTGIATRLLRARGAHVLAVEPGAGMAAEFRRAVPGTPIVRGDGNALPLGDARADFLTYAQSWHWTDPARSVPEALRVLRPGGALALWWNTDALDVPWIAAQARRIERYFGDEQASKRGTGSKEGVAGTRVELAFEGAPRVPDHAHRVVRWSRRVPVDTHLANVTSHSIFLVLGEEGTGAFLAEERAHLLEAFPDGLVEEVYDVLVIVATRS; translated from the coding sequence ATGACCCCCTCCTCCCACCCCGACGCCGACTCCCATCCCGACGCAGATCCCACCCCCGACGTCGATCCCGACACGGCATTCCGGATCCGCGCCCGCGCCACCCGCGCCCACTCCTTCAACACCGCCGCGGCCCAGTACGCCGCCAACCGCCCCTCGTACCCGCCCGCCCTCTTCGACACGGTCGAAGAGCTCGCCGGCCGCCCCCTCACCGGCGCACGGGTGGTCGACGTGGGGGCCGGCACCGGTATCGCCACCAGGCTGCTGCGCGCGAGGGGCGCGCACGTCCTCGCCGTGGAGCCCGGCGCGGGCATGGCCGCCGAGTTCCGCCGCGCCGTCCCCGGCACCCCGATCGTCCGGGGCGACGGCAACGCCCTCCCGCTCGGGGACGCCCGCGCCGACTTCCTGACCTACGCCCAGTCCTGGCACTGGACCGACCCCGCCCGCTCCGTGCCGGAGGCGCTCCGGGTCCTGCGCCCCGGCGGCGCCCTCGCGCTCTGGTGGAACACGGACGCCCTCGACGTTCCCTGGATCGCGGCGCAGGCCCGCCGTATCGAGCGGTACTTCGGGGACGAGCAGGCCAGCAAGCGGGGCACCGGCAGCAAGGAGGGCGTGGCCGGCACCCGTGTCGAGCTCGCCTTCGAGGGCGCTCCGCGCGTCCCGGACCACGCCCACCGCGTCGTGCGCTGGAGCCGCCGCGTCCCCGTCGACACCCACCTCGCCAACGTCACCAGCCACTCGATCTTCCTTGTCCTCGGCGAGGAGGGCACGGGGGCCTTTCTCGCCGAGGAGCGGGCGCACCTGCTGGAGGCGTTCCCGGACGGGCTGGTCGAGGAGGTCTACGACGTGCTGGTGATCGTGGCGACGCGTTCGTGA
- a CDS encoding EamA/RhaT family transporter, with protein sequence MSDTTENGTGTPAGPQPEPLRFFGTTWVKHDGGYPARRAGVAVGSLVAAVAACFVLRFAYQGLTIADVGRPVTILVVVMFAVCSALAFRHTWDAFSKRPDPDRQASLRGLLAIGFVGTLLAYSVRSLSEAPGEKLHREEYEAARARYDRRSGGRTRNPSRKRRSPGS encoded by the coding sequence GTGAGCGATACGACCGAGAACGGCACCGGTACCCCCGCGGGACCCCAGCCCGAACCCCTGCGCTTCTTCGGGACGACCTGGGTGAAGCACGACGGCGGCTACCCGGCCCGCCGTGCCGGTGTGGCGGTCGGCTCGCTCGTCGCCGCGGTGGCCGCCTGCTTCGTGCTGCGCTTCGCCTACCAGGGCCTGACGATCGCGGACGTCGGCCGGCCGGTGACGATCCTGGTGGTCGTCATGTTCGCGGTGTGCAGCGCGCTCGCCTTCCGCCACACCTGGGACGCCTTCTCCAAGCGCCCCGACCCCGACCGACAGGCCTCCCTCCGGGGCCTGCTGGCCATCGGCTTCGTCGGCACCCTCCTCGCGTACTCCGTCCGCTCCCTCAGCGAGGCCCCGGGCGAGAAACTGCACCGGGAGGAGTACGAGGCGGCCCGCGCGCGTTACGACCGGCGGTCCGGCGGCCGCACCCGCAACCCGTCGAGGAAGCGCCGGTCCCCAGGGTCCTGA
- a CDS encoding SH3 domain-containing protein: MGGVADAESLSTATLKTYPIAPGTSVNVRSGPGTHYPIVRTLPAGSSVPIYCQCPGETVSGYYGTSNIWDNIANGQFVSDAYVKTGSDGYVAAPCA, encoded by the coding sequence ATGGGAGGTGTGGCGGACGCGGAGTCCCTGAGCACTGCGACGCTCAAGACGTATCCGATCGCACCGGGCACCAGCGTGAACGTCCGCAGCGGCCCGGGCACGCACTATCCCATCGTCCGCACCCTGCCGGCGGGCTCGTCCGTACCGATCTACTGCCAGTGCCCGGGCGAGACCGTCAGCGGGTACTACGGGACGTCGAACATCTGGGACAACATCGCCAACGGCCAGTTCGTCTCCGACGCCTACGTGAAGACGGGCAGCGACGGCTACGTCGCGGCACCCTGCGCCTGA
- a CDS encoding SH3 domain-containing protein: MAVERMESTDSVASTENRNGETATATADTDVARLVTYPIAPGSVLNVRSGPGTGYRIVRVLSEGSRVPIFCQTPGQSVSGPYGTTSIWDNIANGEYVSDAYVKTGSDGYIAPRCS; this comes from the coding sequence ATGGCTGTTGAGCGCATGGAAAGCACGGACAGCGTCGCCAGTACGGAAAACCGGAACGGGGAAACGGCGACGGCGACCGCCGACACCGACGTCGCCCGACTGGTTACTTACCCGATCGCACCTGGCTCGGTGCTGAACGTCCGCAGCGGCCCGGGCACCGGCTACCGCATCGTGCGGGTCCTGTCCGAGGGCTCACGTGTACCGATCTTCTGTCAGACCCCCGGCCAGTCCGTGAGCGGCCCGTACGGCACCACCAGCATCTGGGACAACATCGCCAACGGCGAGTACGTCTCGGACGCGTACGTGAAGACCGGCAGCGACGGCTACATCGCGCCGCGCTGTTCCTGA
- a CDS encoding serine/threonine-protein kinase, with product MAPQRNTGVDPEAGLPEYSGQYRLQERLGSGGMGVVHLARSASGLRLAVKVVHAEFAQNPEFRGRFRQEVAAARRVSGAFTAPVVDADPEAGRPWMATLFIPGPTLAEQVKQNGPLSASQLRRLMAGLAEALRDIHRVGVVHRDLKPSNVLLAKDGPKVIDFGISRPSDSELRTETGKLIGTPPFMAPEQFRRPRDVGPAADIFALGSVMVHAATGRGPFDSDSPYVVAYQVVHDEPDLTDVPENLAPLVTRCLAKEPEDRPTPDELMRELRSVAASYDTQTFIPAQRSASSAGASDAAAAEEPAPPRTQGPGRRTFKRMALTLGALALLSGGTLGTTQLLGHDDGTGVPTDRQQSSASPAFTGWSTSPAGHASGMPGCGYGRGKLFCAQRGLTYALDPVDGKVLWRHASPDRSLPDGEPVVSGGLVHVVTRSGQLLEALDPASGTVRWTMDLSTYDRWQHVGGMVLLTGADGTFTGLDGATGEKRWSRSLPGQTAPNIASFAGDGLAYATSTTDNGTRTRVTAVDPKTGNVRWSTRMTGTLDAVGTWRGAVYFTSVTKDTETEALVRYDPVDKTSRRVKIGLSLPQTQAGVRAGTVYLMSTLGALVAVDVDAGVQRWRLETSVSQGSVPAIDARHVYITTPDGRLLAVDAARGKLVGQTRARPGAASDRVAGSLPVPLIADGRVYTGAPDGTVFAVAGNDPAAW from the coding sequence ATGGCGCCACAACGGAACACCGGAGTGGATCCGGAAGCGGGCCTTCCCGAATATTCAGGGCAGTACCGCCTTCAGGAGCGTCTCGGGTCCGGCGGCATGGGCGTGGTCCATCTGGCCCGCAGCGCCTCGGGGCTGCGGCTCGCCGTCAAGGTTGTGCACGCCGAGTTCGCTCAGAACCCTGAGTTCAGAGGGCGATTTCGACAGGAGGTCGCTGCCGCGCGCCGGGTGAGCGGGGCGTTCACGGCGCCCGTGGTCGATGCGGACCCGGAGGCCGGACGGCCCTGGATGGCGACCCTGTTCATACCGGGCCCGACCCTCGCGGAGCAGGTGAAACAGAACGGCCCGCTGTCCGCATCCCAGTTGCGTCGGCTCATGGCCGGACTGGCCGAGGCTCTGCGCGACATCCATCGAGTAGGCGTCGTACACCGGGATCTGAAGCCCAGCAACGTCCTGCTCGCCAAAGACGGTCCCAAGGTCATCGACTTCGGTATCTCGCGCCCCTCCGACAGTGAACTGCGCACCGAGACGGGCAAGCTGATCGGAACGCCACCCTTCATGGCACCCGAGCAGTTCCGGCGCCCGCGCGACGTCGGGCCTGCCGCGGACATCTTCGCCCTGGGTTCGGTGATGGTGCACGCGGCGACCGGCCGCGGCCCCTTCGACTCCGACAGCCCCTATGTCGTCGCTTACCAAGTCGTGCACGACGAACCGGATCTGACCGACGTACCGGAAAATCTCGCACCACTCGTCACCCGCTGCCTCGCCAAGGAACCCGAGGATCGTCCGACACCGGACGAACTGATGCGGGAACTACGCTCGGTGGCAGCCTCGTACGACACCCAGACGTTCATTCCGGCGCAGCGCTCCGCCTCCTCTGCCGGTGCCTCCGACGCCGCCGCGGCCGAGGAACCCGCGCCTCCCCGCACGCAGGGCCCCGGGAGGAGGACGTTCAAGCGCATGGCCCTCACTTTGGGTGCTCTCGCGCTCCTCTCGGGCGGGACACTGGGCACGACGCAGCTGCTCGGACACGACGACGGCACCGGTGTCCCTACGGACCGTCAGCAGAGCTCCGCATCCCCGGCTTTCACCGGATGGAGCACGAGCCCGGCGGGCCATGCCTCAGGGATGCCGGGATGCGGCTACGGCCGCGGCAAGTTGTTCTGCGCCCAGCGGGGGCTCACGTACGCTCTCGACCCGGTGGACGGGAAAGTGTTGTGGCGTCATGCCTCACCCGACAGGAGTCTCCCGGACGGGGAACCCGTCGTGTCGGGCGGACTCGTACACGTGGTGACCCGGTCCGGACAGCTCCTGGAAGCCCTCGATCCGGCATCCGGCACGGTGCGCTGGACGATGGACCTCTCGACGTACGATCGATGGCAGCACGTCGGCGGCATGGTGCTCCTCACCGGGGCCGACGGGACGTTCACCGGGTTGGACGGGGCCACCGGTGAGAAGCGCTGGAGCCGGAGCCTGCCGGGGCAGACCGCACCGAACATCGCCTCCTTCGCAGGGGACGGACTCGCCTACGCGACGAGCACGACGGACAACGGAACGCGTACGCGAGTGACCGCGGTGGATCCGAAGACCGGGAACGTGCGGTGGAGCACCCGTATGACCGGCACGTTGGATGCAGTCGGTACCTGGCGGGGCGCCGTCTACTTCACGTCCGTCACGAAGGACACCGAAACCGAAGCCCTGGTCCGCTACGACCCGGTGGACAAGACGTCGCGCCGGGTGAAGATCGGCCTGTCACTGCCGCAGACCCAGGCCGGCGTCCGCGCCGGCACCGTCTACCTGATGAGCACCCTCGGTGCGCTTGTCGCCGTCGACGTGGACGCCGGGGTGCAGCGCTGGCGCCTGGAGACCTCGGTGAGCCAGGGCTCCGTACCGGCCATCGACGCCAGGCATGTGTACATCACCACCCCGGACGGACGGCTCCTCGCCGTGGACGCCGCCCGCGGGAAGCTCGTCGGCCAGACCCGGGCTCGGCCGGGAGCCGCGTCCGACCGGGTCGCGGGCTCGCTGCCCGTCCCCCTGATCGCCGACGGCCGTGTCTACACGGGTGCGCCGGACGGAACCGTGTTCGCGGTGGCGGGGAACGATCCGGCGGCCTGGTGA
- the ilvD gene encoding dihydroxy-acid dehydratase, with the protein MPELRSRTVTHGRNMAGARALMRASGVPGADIGRKPIIAVANSFTEFVPGHTHLQPVGRIVSEAITAAGGIAREFNTIAVDDGIAMGHGGMLYSLPSRDLIADSVEYMVEAHCADALICISNCDKITPGMLMAALRLNIPTVFVSGGPMESGRATLVDGTVRTLDLVDAISDAVNDKISDEDILRIEENACPTCGSCSGMFTANSMNCLTEAIGLSLPGNGSVLATHTARKGLYEDAARTVVDITRRYYDEDDESVLPRNIATHAAFENAMALDIAMGGSTNTILHLLAAAQEAGVPFGLDEINEVSRRVPCLAKVAPNVAKDRTYYMEDVHRAGGIPALLGELHRAGLLNEDVHSVHSPSLSDWLKTWDVRAGSPSPEAVELWYAAPGGVRSSEAFSQSERWAALDEDAEGGCIRSAEHAYSKDGGLAVLKGNLAMDGCVVKTAGVDESIWTFEGPAVVCESQEEAVDKILKKEITHGDVVVIRYEGPKGGPGMQEMLYPTSFLKGRGLGKTCALITDGRFSGGTSGLSIGHASPEAASGGTIALVRDGDRIRIDIPGRSIELLVADEELAARRSALNGVYAPANRERKVSAALRAYAAMATSADKGAVRDVSKLG; encoded by the coding sequence ATGCCCGAACTGAGGTCCCGCACAGTCACCCACGGCCGCAACATGGCGGGCGCACGCGCCCTTATGCGCGCCTCCGGTGTACCGGGCGCGGACATCGGACGGAAGCCGATCATCGCGGTCGCCAACTCCTTCACGGAGTTCGTGCCGGGCCACACGCACCTGCAGCCGGTCGGCCGGATCGTCAGCGAGGCCATCACGGCCGCCGGGGGCATCGCGCGCGAGTTCAACACCATCGCGGTCGACGACGGCATCGCGATGGGCCACGGCGGCATGCTGTACTCGCTGCCCTCCCGCGACCTGATCGCGGACTCGGTCGAGTACATGGTGGAGGCCCACTGCGCCGACGCCCTGATCTGCATCTCGAACTGCGACAAGATCACGCCCGGCATGCTGATGGCGGCCCTGCGCCTGAACATCCCGACGGTCTTCGTCTCCGGCGGCCCGATGGAGTCCGGCCGCGCCACCCTGGTCGACGGCACGGTCCGCACGCTCGACCTGGTCGACGCTATCTCCGACGCGGTGAACGACAAGATCTCGGACGAGGACATCCTCCGTATCGAGGAGAACGCCTGTCCGACCTGCGGTTCCTGTTCCGGCATGTTCACCGCCAACTCGATGAACTGCCTGACCGAGGCGATCGGCCTCTCCCTCCCCGGCAACGGCTCGGTGCTGGCGACCCACACGGCCCGCAAGGGCCTGTACGAGGACGCGGCCCGCACCGTGGTCGACATCACGCGCCGCTACTACGACGAGGACGACGAGTCGGTCCTGCCGCGCAACATCGCCACGCACGCGGCCTTCGAGAACGCCATGGCCCTCGACATCGCCATGGGCGGCTCCACCAACACGATCCTGCACCTGCTGGCCGCCGCCCAGGAGGCGGGCGTCCCCTTCGGTCTCGACGAGATCAACGAGGTCTCGCGCCGGGTGCCGTGCCTCGCCAAGGTCGCCCCGAACGTCGCGAAGGACCGCACGTACTACATGGAGGACGTGCACCGGGCCGGTGGCATCCCCGCCCTCCTCGGCGAGCTGCACCGTGCGGGCCTGCTCAACGAGGACGTCCACTCCGTCCACAGCCCGTCCCTCTCGGACTGGCTGAAGACGTGGGACGTGCGCGCGGGCTCCCCGTCCCCCGAGGCGGTCGAGCTGTGGTACGCGGCCCCCGGCGGCGTCCGCTCCTCCGAGGCCTTCTCGCAGTCCGAGCGCTGGGCGGCGCTCGACGAGGACGCCGAGGGCGGCTGCATCCGCTCGGCCGAGCACGCCTACTCCAAGGACGGCGGCCTCGCGGTCCTCAAGGGCAACCTGGCGATGGACGGCTGCGTCGTGAAGACGGCGGGCGTCGACGAGTCCATCTGGACCTTCGAGGGCCCCGCGGTGGTCTGCGAGTCGCAGGAGGAGGCCGTCGACAAGATCCTCAAGAAGGAGATCACCCACGGCGACGTCGTGGTCATCCGCTACGAGGGCCCCAAGGGCGGCCCGGGTATGCAGGAGATGCTCTACCCGACCTCCTTCCTCAAGGGCCGCGGCCTCGGCAAGACCTGTGCCCTGATCACCGACGGCCGCTTCTCCGGCGGGACCTCGGGCCTGTCGATCGGCCACGCCTCCCCGGAGGCGGCCTCGGGCGGCACCATCGCGCTGGTCCGGGACGGCGACCGTATCCGCATCGACATCCCGGGCCGGTCGATCGAGCTCCTGGTCGCCGACGAGGAGCTGGCCGCCCGCCGCTCCGCGCTGAACGGCGTCTACGCCCCCGCGAACCGCGAACGCAAGGTCTCGGCCGCCCTCCGCGCGTACGCCGCGATGGCCACGAGCGCGGACAAGGGCGCGGTGCGCGACGTCTCCAAGCTGGGCTGA
- a CDS encoding TetR/AcrR family transcriptional regulator, producing the protein MTDAAPRRRGRPSRTQTQAAPATRDRILDAAREEFSERGYEKTSVRGIAKAAGVDSALVHHYFGTKEQVFEAAVEVAFAPALAAPTAVEDGPLDGIGERLTRFIFGVWENPATRAPLLAIIRSAVNNETAAAVFRRLIAAQLLRRIAQRVDLPDAEIRAELAAAQLVGVAMLRYVIKVEPLASADLEPIIRRVAPVVQGHLTLP; encoded by the coding sequence GTGACGGACGCGGCCCCCCGCCGCCGCGGGCGCCCCTCCCGTACGCAGACGCAGGCGGCCCCCGCCACCCGCGACCGCATCCTCGACGCGGCCCGCGAGGAGTTCTCGGAGCGTGGCTACGAGAAGACGTCGGTCCGTGGCATCGCGAAGGCCGCCGGGGTCGACTCGGCCCTCGTGCACCACTACTTCGGCACCAAGGAACAGGTCTTCGAGGCCGCCGTCGAGGTCGCCTTCGCCCCCGCCCTGGCGGCTCCCACGGCCGTCGAGGACGGCCCCCTCGACGGCATCGGGGAACGCCTGACCCGCTTCATCTTCGGCGTCTGGGAGAACCCGGCCACTCGCGCGCCCCTCCTGGCGATCATCCGTTCCGCCGTGAACAACGAGACCGCCGCGGCCGTCTTCCGCCGGCTCATCGCCGCGCAGCTGCTGCGCCGCATCGCCCAGCGCGTCGACCTCCCCGACGCCGAGATCCGCGCCGAGCTGGCCGCCGCCCAGCTGGTGGGGGTGGCGATGCTCCGGTACGTGATCAAGGTCGAGCCGCTGGCCTCGGCGGACCTGGAGCCGATCATCAGGCGGGTGGCGCCGGTGGTACAGGGCCACCTCACCCTGCCGTGA
- a CDS encoding sugar phosphate isomerase/epimerase family protein: MAEPVVRIPDAKVALSTASVYPESTATAFEIAARLGYDGVEVMVWTDPVSQDVDALRRLSDHHRIPILAVHAPCLLITQRVWSTDPWTKLQRAQAAAEKLGASTVVVHPPFRWQRQYVRDFVSGVWRMADETDVRFAVENMYPWRYRDREMLAYAPDWDVTKDDYRHYTIDLSHTATARTDALQMIDRMADRLGHVHLADGNGSNKDEHLVPGRGTQPCAELLERLALGGFDGHVVIEVNTRRAMSSAEREADLAEALAFTRLHLASAVKVPRR; the protein is encoded by the coding sequence GTGGCAGAACCAGTGGTGCGCATCCCGGATGCGAAGGTCGCGCTGTCCACGGCGTCCGTGTATCCGGAGTCGACGGCGACGGCCTTCGAGATCGCGGCGCGCCTCGGTTACGACGGTGTCGAGGTCATGGTGTGGACCGACCCCGTCAGCCAGGACGTCGACGCACTGCGGCGGCTCTCCGACCACCACCGGATCCCGATCCTCGCCGTCCATGCCCCCTGCCTGCTCATCACCCAGCGCGTCTGGTCCACCGACCCGTGGACGAAACTCCAGCGCGCCCAGGCGGCGGCCGAGAAGCTCGGCGCGAGCACCGTCGTCGTGCACCCCCCGTTCCGCTGGCAGCGCCAGTACGTGCGCGACTTCGTCTCCGGCGTCTGGCGCATGGCCGACGAGACGGACGTACGCTTCGCCGTCGAAAACATGTACCCCTGGCGCTATCGCGACCGGGAGATGCTCGCGTACGCCCCGGACTGGGACGTCACGAAGGACGACTACCGCCACTACACGATCGATCTCAGCCACACCGCGACCGCCCGCACGGACGCCCTGCAGATGATCGACCGCATGGCCGACCGCCTGGGCCACGTCCACCTGGCCGACGGAAACGGTTCCAACAAGGACGAGCACCTGGTCCCGGGCCGCGGCACCCAGCCCTGCGCCGAGCTGCTGGAGCGCCTCGCGCTCGGCGGTTTCGACGGCCATGTCGTCATCGAGGTCAACACCCGCCGCGCGATGTCCAGCGCCGAACGCGAGGCGGATCTCGCCGAGGCACTCGCCTTCACCCGCCTGCACCTCGCCTCCGCCGTCAAGGTGCCCCGCCGGTGA
- a CDS encoding Ppx/GppA phosphatase family protein encodes MRLGVLDVGSNTVHLLVVDAHPGARPLPAHSHKAELRLAQLLDASGAIGSDGVDKLIETVRDALEAAEDKGVEAMLPFATSAVREASNADEVLARVQTETGVELQVLTGAEEARLTFLAARRWFGWSAGKLLVLDIGGGSLEIAYGLDEEPDAAVSLPLGAGRLTAGWLPTDPADPAEIKALRRHVRAQIARTVGEFSRFGAPDHVVATSKTFKQLARLAGAARSTDGLYVQRELKRRSLQDWVPRLASMTVGERAELPGVSPGRAGQLLAGAMVAEGAMDLFGVETLEICPWALREGVILRRLDQMETV; translated from the coding sequence ATGAGACTCGGTGTCCTCGACGTGGGTTCGAACACGGTGCACCTGCTGGTGGTGGATGCACACCCTGGCGCGCGCCCGCTGCCCGCGCACTCGCACAAGGCCGAATTGCGGCTCGCCCAACTGCTCGACGCGAGCGGGGCGATCGGCTCCGACGGTGTCGACAAACTCATCGAGACGGTCCGGGACGCGCTGGAGGCCGCCGAGGACAAGGGGGTCGAGGCGATGCTGCCGTTCGCGACCTCCGCCGTGCGTGAGGCCAGCAACGCGGACGAGGTCCTGGCCCGGGTGCAGACCGAGACCGGTGTCGAGCTCCAGGTGCTGACCGGCGCGGAGGAGGCCCGGCTGACGTTCCTGGCCGCCCGCCGGTGGTTCGGCTGGTCCGCCGGGAAGCTGCTGGTCCTCGACATCGGCGGGGGATCGCTGGAGATCGCGTACGGCCTGGACGAGGAACCGGACGCCGCGGTGTCGCTGCCGCTGGGCGCGGGGCGGCTGACCGCGGGCTGGCTGCCGACCGACCCCGCCGACCCGGCCGAGATCAAGGCGCTGCGGCGCCATGTCCGGGCCCAGATCGCCCGTACCGTGGGGGAGTTCAGCCGGTTCGGTGCCCCCGACCACGTCGTCGCCACCTCCAAGACCTTCAAGCAGCTCGCCCGGCTGGCCGGGGCGGCACGCTCCACGGACGGGCTGTACGTGCAGCGGGAGCTGAAGCGGCGCTCGCTGCAGGACTGGGTGCCGCGGCTCGCCTCGATGACGGTGGGCGAGCGGGCGGAGCTTCCCGGAGTCTCCCCGGGGCGGGCGGGGCAGCTGCTCGCGGGGGCGATGGTCGCGGAGGGGGCGATGGACCTCTTCGGGGTGGAGACACTGGAGATCTGTCCGTGGGCGCTGCGGGAGGGCGTCATCCTGCGCCGCCTGGACCAGATGGAGACGGTGTAG